The Vigna unguiculata cultivar IT97K-499-35 chromosome 11, ASM411807v1, whole genome shotgun sequence genomic sequence AGAAGAGCACCAGTGGAACCTGCCACCTCTTAGGTGGTTCTCTAATCTTTTGGCACTCAAAAAAACAGGCCTGTGTTGCTCTGTCCACTACTAAAGTAGAGTATATAGTTGCTGGCAGCTGCTGTGCCCAATCTATCTGGATTAAGAACCAACTTGAGGATTATGGCATCCACCTTGATCACATTCCTTTAAAATGTGACAACACCAGTGCAATTAATCTTACAAGAAATCCAGTACAGCACTCTAAGACCAAGCATATTGAAATCCGGCACCACTTTATCAAAGATCATGTGTCCAAGGGAGAGTGCAAGGTTGAGTACATTGACACACAACATCAACTAGCAGACATCTTTACTAAACCTCTTGCCAGAGAGAGATTTTACACTCTTCGAAATGAATTGGGTATTTTGGACACCACTTGCTCTCATTAACTATGCTTACTTAACTActgttttgtgtgtgtgtgccaTTTTGTGCTTTTGCTGTATGTGTATTATCTGTCACACTCCTCCTATCTAAACTATTAGGTTCAATTTCAAGTTACATGCATACTTCATATATGTTTAGCATTCATTTTTTTACCTGGCTCATTCTAGTTTCTGCATCTGCTTGTATGCCTACTATGTTTAAACTGTGTAGCTGCTTGCCTAACCTTGACCTTAATCCATTATCGTGTTCTGTCTGAAGCTTAGTCTGTGTTAAGTTCTGCCTCACATAGTTGCTACTTAATTTCTCAAAAGGAGCCCGCTAATCTATTAGGTAAATACATCCCTACTCTTAATAGCAGTCTTAATCTTTGCACCCAGACCCTTGTACTTCCTAATCTCTCTAAAACCCTAGGCTTCCCCTTTCCCTTTCCACCCCTGCTCCACTCGTCACCCAGCACCCTATACCACTCCACCATGGCATCCTCCTCTTCCTTTCGCAAGCGTGTCAAGCGTATGGCAACCAAGCAACGAGATCCAAATATTGATGGTTGGATCAGTGATCACGACGCTCAAGAAAATTTCAATGACTCCTTTCGCAATCGCAAAATCATCAACCACAAGCACGTCGAACTGCCCTTCTTTCGCACTCACAACTTTGCCTTCCCAGAGCTTATCTCCTCCCAACACTTGGAGACGTTCGTCCAACTCACAGGTGACATCTACCCCGATTTGGTTAGGGTTTTCTACGCAAATCTCGCGTGTGAAGAGGATCTTCTCACCTCGCGCGTCAAAGGGGTAAACATTGCCCTAACCCCAGACGTTTGGACCTCCATTGCTGGCTTCTGCATCTCAAGCATTCTGGCCCATCGAGGGTTTCTTGGGGCAAATCACCTGTATATCTACTAGGGTTGCTTGAGGGATCCCAAAGCCAAACGCGACTATAGTATCTTCCGCGCCAGTGGGATGAAGAAAGACGAGCGAGTGCTCGCATTTTTAACTACTTGGATTCTGGTTCCCCGCAACGGCAACCATGCTCAACTACAACAGAGGATGTTTTCCTTATCCATGCCTTCAAATCCAACGTTCTTGTAGACTAGTTGTCTCTGATACAATGCAAAAAGCCATCAAGCTACCCAACTATCCTCTGCCTTATGCCGTATTCGTGTGCAAAGTCCTTGAGCACTACAAGTGGATTTCTCTGGTGAGGCCTCCTACACTCCAAATCACACAAGCCTGATTAGTGCAAATGCCTTTCACCACATAGGAATGTCCTTTCGGGGCAACACCTGGTGCTTCAAAGATGAACCAGATAATGACCCTGTGTATGCTGCTGACGCCTTCTCTTCTGCCACCAAAACTCACTACGAGCAGGAAATGTTGCGCATGGTCACAGCTCTATTTAACCAGCATCAAACCTGGACGACAAAACTGGATTCCATTGAGCACCAACTCACATTTGTCCAAGAACAACTGGCTCAACTCAACATTGGTCGTGCCCCTCATACTCCTGAAGCCGCTGTGGACACTGTAGAAGGTAGTGAGAGTGAGCAATTTGAAGATGCCACTGACGAAGAATAGCCTAGCCTCCTACCCACACACACCCCCTTTTTAATTACCAACCCTTTATATCCTCAGTTTGTATCCCTTGACCTTAGGAACCCAAGTAGTCCTAGAGGTGTGTGTGTTTCCTTTTTGTGGTTATCCTAGTATAGCTCCCTTAGCCTAGGATTATTTTGGTTGGGACTGTAATGTGTTATATACTCTGATTATCCTGGTTGTTATGCGTAATTGTTAACTGCACCTTGCTTGCATTATCTCCTGCTGCATCTCTTACATTGCTGCGCTGTTTAGATAAATTTTTCCTGTTGTTCTGTATTGCATCCTAAatctgtttgattttttttttgctaatgtccaaaaagggggagatttgGTGTATATTGATGGTTTATTGGTAGGGGGAGTATGTAATGAAAATGATATCTGTTATATGCCTATGTTATTATCTGCTTTTTGTGTTTGTACTGTTGCTGCTGTTTGCTTAATGTGCTGCACGCAGGCCTATCACAGTCCATGTTTTGGACATCATATAAAAGGGAgagattgttgaaagggggagtcAATTCACCTGTGAATGAAgcatggttttgatgatgtctgcTGTATTAGAGTAGAACTTAACTTGGTCTAGCTAGGTCGTGTATTAGGCTAGTAGTTTATCCCTATCAGTTGTATGTTAGGCCCGCTGTGTGTTGCTTTGGACCCTTACACTCTTGCTGGTGTAAGCATGTATGACTAGctctttaactaatggattagctgtgagtatgaCACTAaggaagtgaaaatatactcacgataatcgattaggtaaattgctaatcaaTTAGTGACAGTAAAATCTCATTATAAAAGCTGGTTTTagaatctgttttgggtctggaGAAAATTGATAGATCACGCAGTTTTCCATCTGAAAGAGAGCCTTCTGAGAGTCACAGAGTTTCTGAACATTCTGGAAGATCACTCAAGTGCAGATCCAAGAAGATTGAtagttgattctaccatgatgggtcttgcttgaatcaaggagcatattgtcaaatctgcacaacataagtgtattcgtttcttgattttgtttattgtatttctgGTTACAATTGCTTCAGtgtgtgaagtgtaggcctaggtgcaattgcgtggatgcattgctcctagggggagttcttgattggtaaatcaagttcttgggtttttagggtctagaattatataggtgtgcttgtaattcttggatcctatctgtttagtggaatcctcctaagtgtgttacttaggagaagactggatgtagattcactttgaatcgaaccagtataaattgtgtgtcttgcttattttttctctctcataatctttcttgattgatttaaacaggccattaacccagaactgcgaaattgattaattgagttttaaaacTTAAAGACTCTTCCAAGATTCAccttaaaaaagtgaaaagctCATTAATCAACTCAGATTCCTTCTTGGTCAAGATTATTAGACAGATATGTTTTTAACAAGTGAGTACTATCTGACTAATAAAACATTACATTCGTTTACTCTACACATTTTTTGTATCGTCTAATGTTTGTATCTTTATTAAATCTACTCAACAATTTCTATATCAtccatcatttttattattacagaaacaactattatatttttctacattttttactcaatatttcattcaaaattaaatttgatttcttaattttaattaactaaatcttaatatattatttaaaatagttatatataatacattttattaaaaatatatataaataacttaaaaacatttttattataaaatcaattaaaatattattattgaattttataaaataaaatttatattaaatttaattatacttttataatttcaaattaatttaataaatatactataatttttaattttaaaatttgatatccCGTCCGTTGCACGAGTAGAAATACTAGTTGGGAATAAAAGCTCTTTGTGATTCAATTGTCAAGTATCAATTTTTGTAATTAGGAGAATAAGCTCCTCAAGTTCTTTGGTAGATTTTGAAAGTATAAAGTCGACGAAAACACTAAAATGAATGGGGTGATTCAATCCTTTCcactaaaatcaaataaaagagaaataaaaaagttaatacaTCACTAACAATTACTTAAATAACTTCCTTCAATATAAGATggtaaaataaatacaacaagaATAATATGCTTTAGAGTCCACCGTCTTTCCTTGTTTGTTTCATTAGATTTTCTTTCTGGTGAAGATAAAGTCTCCTACCATATGTTTCTTCCTGTTGTAGCATTCCTTGTTTCAATTTCCGTGTTCTCCTGACGACGCTTAAGTCTCTTATAAACTGAGGAAAATGCCCACCTTACCCCCGAGTGCAAGGAAGGGAATAAACACACCATAACCAAATTCACAATTGAGGAAGCATTAGTGGGGGATATCACCTTCATAGAATAGAGATAGCAGTAGGCAAACCAAATCAATGGCGTTAACAGTATACTACCCACTATCCCACTTGGCGTCAGAATACATATCGCCACTGttgaaaccaaaagagaaaatgaattcAGAATCGACAAGGTCATGAAATCACCTTCAGACATGACAGAACTTCCAGCATTAGCAGTGGTTGTAGAATTGACCGAAGTGATGCtaacattattattaatgttgttTTCTGAATTAGCCTGATAAACTCCACCAGGGGGGCTCAGTGCTGATTGGTAGGTAGCAGTTGCAATAAGAGCAGCAACTATGAGAAAAGCCTGGCGTTGGTCTTCTGTTATATCCCTTCTCATGCGAATTAcgaatatcattattttttctgCAAGTGTCACATTCCACCTTTGTTTTTCCGCAATGGTTGGAGAATCTGTTACTGATGAACCATGTTTTGCACCAGCCCTCACTAACACATTCTTTATCTCTGCACTGCCTGCTATGTCTAGTGCTGTTGACTTTTCCAAATTCTTCGCCTTCAAATCAATTTTAGTCTTCACCAACAATCGAATCGCCTGTTCAaccaaaaaataagaaaaagtttttgtgtaagaattttcaaacaaatatattattatattaacgGTGGATATCGGAGAAACCAAaacaatatattcaaataaattgtaatttaaaatatttaatttacacgtaaacaaataatacaaataatttttttttttaaattatcaactATGTTAGTATTTTGAGGTTGTGAAGgggatagttgaagggatagagaaaatgtgtagatagtagagtgtgaaagtagtagttggagaagtgtatcttgtagttgagagtagttgtatcGGATGTTGTATTAGTTGTTCTTCATGTTGcaaatggtaggatacatggggtatttatagacccatagatt encodes the following:
- the LOC114169506 gene encoding ankyrin repeat-containing protein BDA1-like, with the translated sequence MRLKPSFAWKLNQQGFTPIHLAMQQKHKRMVLRFVDINKGLVRAKGREGFTPLHFASEIGEIDLLANFLMACPESIEDVSVRCETALHIAVRYQQYEALQVLVGWLKRTCQRSAMQIEKTVLNWKDEAGNTILHVSALINHSKAIRLLVKTKIDLKAKNLEKSTALDIAGSAEIKNVLVRAGAKHGSSVTDSPTIAEKQRWNVTLAEKIMIFVIRMRRDITEDQRQAFLIVAALIATATYQSALSPPGGVYQANSENNINNNVSITSVNSTTTANAGSSVMSEGDFMTLSILNSFSLLVSTVAICILTPSGIVGSILLTPLIWFAYCYLYSMKVISPTNASSIVNLVMVCLFPSLHSGVRWAFSSVYKRLKRRQENTEIETRNATTGRNIW